Proteins encoded in a region of the Inquilinus sp. KBS0705 genome:
- a CDS encoding DNA polymerase III subunit gamma/tau — protein sequence MDNFIVSARKYRPATFETVVGQQHITNTLKNAIKNNQLAQAFLFCGPRGVGKTTCARILAKTINCTNLQPNGEACGTCDSCRAFQNGNSFNVHELDAASNNSVDDIRSLIEQVRIPPQAARYKVYIIDEVHMLSQAAFNAFLKTLEEPPNYAIFILATTEKHKILPTILSRCQIFDFNRIRVEDMAGHLAGIAQKESITYENDGLHIIAQKADGGLRDALSMFDQIVSFSGGNVTYRSVIDNLNILDYDYYFNVTDKLLGQDSAATLLLFDEILAKGFDGAHFISGLSEHFRNLLVGKDSSTIKLLEVSETIKARYLQQSQAASVSFLLSAMNIANQCDISYKQSKNQRLQVELALLKMAHLQAVFNLSALPATEAASNGELKKKPDTVASPPPVAPVVQDEVPIVRDNPITYNRTEPTPVVKLPAPEIKDAPTADKPKPAFIPNLHVSTTSVRIPSLKDMGKQAEEAAAEEDDPYLKGDDKEPFTHDEFLQMWSNYAAKIKADGKPMTLFTIFTLNAPVQLKPELYEIVVSNKVQEMSFRDERPYLLNFLRSSLKNFNIDVNARVDEQSAVRKPYTAAEKFQAMAAKNPQLLELKNRFNLEFD from the coding sequence GTGGATAATTTTATTGTTTCGGCACGCAAATACCGCCCGGCTACTTTTGAAACTGTTGTTGGTCAGCAACATATAACCAACACGCTTAAAAACGCTATTAAGAATAATCAGCTGGCGCAGGCATTTTTATTCTGCGGACCGCGTGGCGTGGGTAAAACTACCTGCGCGCGCATACTGGCTAAAACCATTAACTGCACCAATTTGCAGCCCAATGGCGAAGCCTGCGGAACATGCGACAGCTGCCGCGCTTTTCAAAACGGAAACTCGTTTAACGTACACGAACTGGATGCCGCATCAAACAACTCGGTTGATGATATACGCAGCCTGATAGAGCAGGTGCGCATACCGCCGCAAGCTGCCCGCTACAAGGTTTATATAATTGATGAGGTGCACATGTTATCACAGGCGGCTTTTAACGCTTTTTTAAAAACGCTTGAAGAACCACCTAACTACGCCATATTTATACTGGCCACTACCGAGAAGCATAAAATACTGCCTACCATACTATCGCGCTGCCAGATATTTGATTTTAACCGCATAAGGGTTGAGGATATGGCCGGCCACCTGGCAGGCATAGCCCAAAAGGAAAGCATCACTTACGAGAACGACGGCTTGCACATCATCGCCCAAAAGGCAGATGGGGGGCTAAGGGATGCACTATCCATGTTCGACCAGATCGTTAGCTTCTCAGGGGGTAATGTTACCTACCGCTCGGTAATTGATAACCTTAACATACTTGATTACGACTATTACTTTAACGTTACCGATAAACTGTTAGGCCAGGATAGCGCCGCTACCTTGCTTTTGTTTGATGAAATATTAGCCAAGGGCTTTGATGGGGCACATTTTATATCGGGCCTGTCCGAGCATTTTCGCAACCTGCTGGTTGGGAAGGATAGCAGCACTATAAAACTGTTAGAGGTGAGCGAAACCATAAAAGCACGCTATCTGCAGCAATCGCAGGCGGCGTCGGTATCGTTCCTGCTATCGGCCATGAATATTGCCAACCAGTGCGATATCAGCTATAAACAAAGCAAAAACCAACGCTTGCAGGTTGAGCTGGCTTTGTTAAAAATGGCGCATTTGCAAGCCGTATTTAACCTATCGGCACTGCCCGCAACCGAAGCTGCCTCAAACGGGGAGCTAAAAAAAAAACCTGATACAGTAGCAAGTCCGCCGCCCGTAGCACCTGTTGTACAGGACGAAGTGCCTATAGTAAGGGATAACCCCATTACCTATAACCGAACAGAGCCAACACCAGTTGTAAAACTCCCGGCACCCGAAATAAAGGACGCGCCTACGGCAGATAAGCCTAAGCCCGCGTTCATACCTAATTTGCATGTTTCGACAACATCGGTGCGTATACCATCCTTAAAAGATATGGGCAAGCAGGCCGAAGAGGCAGCGGCCGAAGAGGACGACCCATATTTAAAAGGCGATGATAAAGAGCCCTTTACACATGATGAGTTTTTGCAGATGTGGAGCAACTACGCGGCTAAGATAAAGGCCGATGGCAAGCCCATGACACTGTTTACCATTTTTACGCTAAACGCCCCGGTGCAGCTAAAACCCGAGCTGTACGAAATTGTGGTATCTAACAAAGTGCAGGAGATGTCGTTTAGGGACGAGCGGCCTTACCTGCTTAACTTTTTACGCAGCAGCCTTAAAAATTTCAATATTGATGTTAACGCCCGGGTTGATGAGCAATCGGCCGTGCGCAAACCCTATACCGCCGCCGAAAAATTCCAGGCAATGGCCGCCAAAAATCCGCAACTTTTAGAATTGAAGAATAGGTTTAATTTGGAGTTTGATTAA